The DNA window AGCAAATAGCTCCAGAGACAAACTTGCAGGTGGAAATCATGTCCTCCCCCTACTGACAAAAAGTAGTAGTACTCGTATAGTTAAAACCAGGTAACGCAGTAACCCTGGGCTAGTCCAAGCAATATAAAGCTGCGTATGAATAActaggaaaaaaacccaacagtgTTCAGGTCCAATacttgcattaagatccaacGCCTAATTGAACCACTTCTGCGTCTTGACATTCAGAATGTGATTCAGTTAAACGGAGAGTCTGTTTACTATTTCTAATCAGTTTACTTCAAAATAAGTGATACACAGTTTGAAGGTGTGATTCTTTATTGAAGCCAAGGCCAGGTAAAATTAGGCTTTACAAACTAAACAATTGCTCCATTAGTAACATTCAGTTTTTGAAAGTGAGGAGATGGTTTAATGTGAGCTAACAGTTTTCAGTCATTCTATTTTCATGTTCTATGTGATATGTCTTTCAGTGCACAGATGTCTTTAACAAGGTGGTTACCACTGGAAAATGTGAGAGAACTGGCAACTTTGTCTAATCAGTTTAGTAtctatacatgtgtgtatacacatcaAATTTCTAGTCTGCTCCAGAGGACATAACCTGTTTTCCTTAGTCTTGGAAGAATCTTTTCCTTTGTTATCAGTGATTCTGGATATTGACATTTCTCCAgattttatctttctctcttcttttgatAAAATGATGCCCCCCAAAATTATTCAGTAATAATTCACTGATAAAACTATCAGTTTATAACCTAAATAAATACATCTGATATCAAACCATTCATTTAAGTTCTTCATAAGCATTTGTAATCAAGGGATTACATCAATAATAAGTTATCTGGGGTGAAGGAAATCTAGTGTCAAATAtattaagtttaagtttatgtCTGCAACCTTGCTGTACATGTGGGGTGACAACCTAATCTCATTCACTGTATTTCAAAAGCAGAAATATTTAAAGTTATCTGTGCATgtacacattcatttacactcTCACCAACAAAAGGATATAACCAAGAATTTAAATACAGTTAAATACAGTTGATTATTACATAACTTGAATGAAATAGTTCCTCTGTTTTGTAACATCCTTTTCATATACAAGGGAGACATAAATTCTTAATAAATAGCTTTGATTCAAATACATCAATATCTACGGGTTATTGTGCCAGCTGTTTTCTAATTAACAAACATTATATATGTACTGAAAATGAtctgtacatgtatatatgtgtgtgtatgtatgtatgtatgtatgtgtgtctgcgtgtgtgtgtgtgtatatatatatacacatacacacaaaaagaaacataataaAGAACAGACCATTTGCAGTTTACAGCAGTACCCTTTACATTTCATTCTTGTTGACATTATGTAAGTGTTGTTCTACGTCTAAATAAGGACTTAActgtggctttttctttttggttaaTATTCATACGCCATAAAACACAGGACAACCATTTGATTCTAGTGCTAACAGCAGAAATGCAAAGTAGTGTTACATTTCAAGGGATTGCTTCACTACACAGATAAAGCACCGGTGACATTAGTGTTAGAGATTTTGTTCTGCTGGAAATAACTTGTTTCGTTTTCGTCTTcaaaccatttttctttttctcagcagGCACGTAAGGAAAAGCAACATTAGGAAAAGCAGAAGTAAAAGGGGTTAATAAAATCACATTGAAATTGAAAGTGAACATCCACACTTCAAAGTGTTGAGAAGGTGCCAATCAAACACTCCTCGGTCTCTTTGCCATCACAATCCAGTAGCAGCTCTCAGAACTCGTGTCTGTGGTACATGTCTGGGTCGTAGTATTTAGTGACCACCACACGGTTGGCAAACTTACGTCCTGTCAAAGCCTGCATAGCCTTCTGACAGTCGGCCGCCGACACGTACTCCACAAAGATCTGCAACAGCACAAAAACTCACATCACAAGAACCCAGGCAGAAAACAAAGAGCTTGCGAATCTGCTGAGAATACCATTTCCTAAtaccatcactgtttaaagtgtcAGTGCTGAAAAACAGCCCTGAAGGACCTTCATGTGCAGCAATGATGCTCTCCATGTTCTTGATCATGTCTGTTCTACTGCAATGAATCACTTATGAGAAAAGTGTTTAACTTTAACTTCTCTCCCATAATAGTGTTAAAGTTTCAACAACAAACTAACTGTCTGAACAACTGCCTAGCAACCATAAACAGAagcagtgtttctgttttatatttatttatttttttaattttattttgggTGTGAAATAGTGGTCATTATGTTGCTTCATTACCCACTCTCCTTTATTCAGCTGAGAAAGGTTAAAAATAATACTGACTTTGTTTTCACCGAATCATGCAAGAGGGTCATAATGAGAAAACTTTGCATACACAAAAATATCAGTTACTctacatgtatatgtacatcTTGAACATATTAAAAGTGTTCGTACAATCCCAAACCAATCCCCAAGTTACATAACACTTTAGTAAACACTTTTTTATAGCTTCAAGAATTCCCCATCTTATTTAATAATGAAGAGACACAGGTTACTGTTCTCCTTGCCCCTGTGAGTCATACAAGAGGAGGCTGACTTGCAGTTGAATAATTAAATTTTCATTTCCTTCGAGAGGAATTAGGAATCAAGGCGGGATCATTTTGGCCAGCGAGTCAGCCAGTGCTTTAACCTCGCCGGCAAATTCATAAACTAAGGACTAAGGATGTGTAACTTTACTTTATCATGCAGAAGACCCATTtacattttcaatgttttccAAGTTGTCTGGATGGCAATATAAACTTATATTATAAGCTCCATCTTACAGAAGAGAAATGTCTTTGATACCAAGTCTTTCAATTGACTACGATTCATGGAGTTTCCTACACTGTAAACCTGCCAGTATTTTTTCAAACGCAACTTTGGATAAGCTCAACCAGTGTAACCTTGGATtatgtaaacatgttttactCACCAGACTAAAATACTGAGAGTACCTGAGGGAACACTGAGTGTCCTCTCTTGTGCAATGTATATGGTGATgtaatgtaaaactgaaattttgATATTGAACTCTGTGTAACTAAAAGACATTTTTCACTGGCAATTCGTCACTGGCGTATCTGCTGTGTGCCTTTATCGGTCTTAACAGGTCATCTCCGTAAAAACACACGCACGTCTCACTGACCTTGCCACACCCGGGCACTTCCACCCCATCAATGGGCCGTGGGATTTCAATGGAGCGCACGTTGCCATATTTGCAGCACTCCTCTCTGATGTCCTCCAGGATCTCCTCGTAGTCTTCATCATCCAACAGCTCCTCTGGCATCACCATGTTGAGGAGGCACAGCACCTCCGTGGGCAGGCCGGAGTTCTGCAGTCTTTGGAGTCCAGGCACCTGCAGAGTCACCGGGGTCTCTATAATGGTCGACTGGACAGAGAAGGAAGGGACAGGTTGTGactgactgattaaaaaaaatggataaatgaACCGAATTGTAGGTTGGATGTTGGCATTGAGATTGAGTTGGCACCTACAGGATTGGCATTCTTTGCCCCTACGCTGGCACGCTGAACGATGAGCTTTTTATCACCCAGTTGCATGCCATTAAGTCCTGCTACTGCCTGAAACACAACGAAGAGCCAGGAAACTGTTTGTCAGTTTTAAAGacttttacttaaaaaaaaaaataacacagataaGAACGTTTTTGAAAATCTACAACGTAGTTATTATCAAGTTAAAGTAAGACTTGTATGAATACACCACGTGTACTTTAGTCTAAAATCTCAAACATTAGCAGAATGTTAAATACAAATTCTGATGCATGTTGGTGTGGTCTAGAATACGCAGTGAAGCTCATTGTGTTGAATACTCAAGAATGATTAAGATACGTAGGATTTTTAAGACTACTCAAGGCCAAACACTTAAAGTTCTTTTCAGCTGCTAATTCAAAATTAGCTCCTGTTGTCTTCAAACAGTTTAACTGGCATATTTGTAAACGTTTATAATATTccatgccatttttttttctcgcttgATTTCCTGTTCATACCTGATCAGTAGCACTGATATCCACGTACTCACAGAAAGCATACCCCTTGGACAGTGATGTGGCACTGTCTTTGACCAGGTTGAAAGCTTTGAGAGGTCCAAACGAAGTCAAAAGCTCCTTGACCTAAATGGGAAATTAGGACATATGTAGCTCTTAGCAACAGGCTTCCTGAGTTCACGTACAGTCAAATACTCGTTTTCCATTTGGTTACTTGTGAGCAAATAACACAACAAGTGGGATGGCTGGGTGCGCAAGAGATGGTATGGTGGAAATTAAACACTTTGCATACATTTGACTAAACAGATCAATGCCCCGTGATGATCAGTTATTGTGACATAAGATATGAGAGCAATAGAAATGACAACAATGCATCtcaattcattttatttttgattaacCCTCTCTGTATTAGAGTTATAAAGGAGGGTGTACTAAATTCTCAATTTGTTGACCTTTTAAAATGACCttcaaaaaaagtgttttcataaTGAAGCGGGTTAAACACCAATAACCTTTTTGGGCCCCTTGATACATGTTCTATAACATCAAAATTCATGATATTCATTCTACAAATATCAAAAACCACAGCAATATATAACAACATCAAAATCTATTCTGCAAACCTAGTGGATAGAAAATACATTGTGAGTTTACGTTTTGGAAGCCACTCAAGGTGAAGTGAGCTGGAAATGAGAATATCCACAGTACAAGAGGAGTAGCACTTCAATCACTCGAGCGCAAAACATTTCTAAAAGCAAGACTAAAGAAATTTCACCCCAAGCACACCAAGCTCTTCTCCAAATAGCAGACTATAAAACTCTTTAGCACTCCATAGCATCTTAGCACCTTTTCTGCATCaacttcaaaggaaaaaaaaatccctccttattcttttcattttcttcaaagaaaaaaaagaaagaaagcaagtcCTTCTAAACCTTTTAAAATATACCTTTGACActtccccaccccctcccttgCTATCCATAGCCTCTTGTTGCGTGTATTATGCCGCTCCagaagaaagaagggaagagaaagagcagtcAGGTGGGCCACCTGCTGATCAGAGGTGTATCCATGTGAGGGACGGAAAGTCTTACTTGCCTTGAGTTACATGTTGGCATGGCAGCAGTAGATCAGTACTACTGAACAAATAATGCGCGAAGACTTAACGATCTTACAGGCCCCTAGCTGGGGACAAAGTGggggaacaaaaatgaaagaactgTGAGAATCAGAGCAGTAGCAGTGACTGCAAGTTCAATTCTatataattacaaataaaaggAATATGATGTAATGCATAACAAGGGTACATTCACCTCCATTTCTGAccatggttttttttggggcgggggggggggggggttcaagtACAGTTAAAATGCGAATCTGTATCAGAAATACAGGAACAATGCTACTCCCCCCCATCCACGGGAGGAACCTCCAGGTTAAGATGGAGCACTGCTAGTTTCCTTAAGTAATTCAGTGAGAACACTGAGAAGTAGTCAAGGTGTTTTAccgtttaaaacattttcacaaaaatctATAAACGTTGTactgctttcaaaaaaaaaaaaaaaaacccctccaggTGCACATGACCTATAACAACCTTACCTTTGTACTTCATCCCATCTATTACTACTGTACAAGGAGATTTATTGAGTGGGAGGACAGTATGTTGTGAAGTGGCCCAGCAAAGtcccccccaaaaagaaaacTTACTGCTATAATTCAAACAGGTTACGGGGTGGACTGAATCACACAGTAGTGGACAGAGAATTTCTCAAATACAATTTGAATAGAAAAGTGCTGGTAACAAGTACAGGCTTATGAGTGATGAAGAGTGGGTAATGCTAATGGAATGTTTCATCAGATTCAAACTAGGGACAGCGTTATAAGGTTTCGCATTTTGTTTCCCAGTTCTTTTAACAGACAAGTCAGTTTATGTCAGTTTCAGTAGTGTAAACATCAGTCCACAGTTCCAATGTGTAACACGGTTCCAAATGTGTCATTActggagaaacacagaaaaataaaacttcactGGAGAATGATAAAGTAGTGTATTGTTGCTATAGATAATGCAAACTCTCTGAGTTACAACATGGTTATTCAATAATCCCATATCATTATCTACCGGTGAGGAGCAGGTCCCATCCCTGAAactacacacatttttttccttgttctgTACATAATAATAACGTAACAAGACGATTATTGCTTTCCAAATTGGGAATGGTTTAAGacactttttttcagttaatatGAGTTACTGTTGTGCATATCActgcaaatttaaaaaaacatgttacttATCATTTTGTATTGCTGATTCAACATCTGAGATTCTAATATGTATTTAAGTGTGATTATAAGCATTCTGTGTTATAAATGACTCTGCACTATATGAAATAAATGGAGTAGAGAATGCTTTGCCTGGCTGCTCTAATGTTTAGATGACAGTATGGGTTGTAAGGGAACGTAGTGCTGACTTGACAAAGTAAACCAAAACATACCTGGTCGTCATTGAGATAGTTGGGTAGACCGCCAATGAACAGCTTATGCGGTGAGTCAGGGACAACTGTAGACACAACACCTAaagtacaaggaaaaaaaactggggAATGAAAGAGTGTGGATGAAGAAATGAGTCATAACACTAATTAGATTACCTCACTGCAGTGTACTATATATTCATAACAGAGTCCATgcgtaaaaaaagaaaaagaaaaaaaacagacgagCTAGCATAACAGACCATGGCTCTCAACTGACAAAGCCAGAACACAAACCacagctgtcaaacacacactgtattatgCAATTTAACCACAGAGCTACTAATACCCTTGTATTTTCATCATGACTCAGCTAGTACATTGTTATTACTGTAGTACACGATTACAGTTTAAGGGCACTTATGTATTCACAACATGTGTATTACTTTAATTATTGATACCTTAATTCTAATCACTTATTCAGGAGAGAGAACTCGACTTTTCCCTAACCAATTAACACTGCAATTACTTGTGCAGTGACTGCGTGAATGCTTAGGCAGTTaagatcagatttttttttttcccatagcATTAACCTGGAACATGAAAAGCAGGCTGCTCAGAGATTCCAGGCAGAGGACGGTAGTCGTGAGGGCGTCTGATCTTCAGAGACTGACCCTGGAATATAATGCCATCAAATGCCATGGCTTGAGTGGTCTCATCCACTGACCGAAActagaggaggagaaaacaaaaacagcgtGTTTCAGCGTTAATACGACATTGTAATAATCATCAGTCCGGGATGAAATACGTCTGATCTATTAAgtttctgtgtatctctgtcaCTCTGATAATAAGTCAGAGTGTATAAGTTCAGTGTGATATACATAATCATTAACAAATTGTCTATGCAATCTTTCTTGGTTTCAGCTACATTGATAAAAAGGAGAAGATGACAGAAGTCAGAACAAGTTAAAGAGAAGCATTGTAACAATACAATGAAAAAATCTTGAAACAAAAGACACAATAAATATGATCAACTGAATTTTAAGAACATGTTTGGATTATGTTTGGGAGGGAGGTTTGATTGTGAAATGCAGAGAGACTCGGGTGGGTTCTTACCTCAAGAAAAGCAAAATTCTTATCCTGATTAATCTGCACTGCCAGCACAGGGTTGCTAGGGGCTTGAGAAAGCCCAGCCAGACGCATCTGAGCATTGAAGAACTCTGCCATTGACTCCTACAGAGTATTCAATGattacatacataaacatgaacCTTCAATTCAATATGTGCTCTGTAATCCCTGTTATTACTACCAGACATGTATCTGGAATAATGAAACACTATATCTGAACTGCTGATGAAATCTGATCTGTAAGATTTGTTAGACTTCTTAAAGATATATAGCTTGTCCGTTAACGTTTTCAAAATATTTGGCCTCATCAACgcttaaaaaatatttaaatgttgttcaaaacacaaaattaaatgaaaacacttaATACACATGAAACAGCGCTTGTCTAAGCATAACAAATATTGAGCACTTTGTTTTGCCTGCCACTAACAATACATGCAGAGATATTTAGACAACACCATGCCTCCAATCGACCACCAGCGTCCACTTAACCCAAAAAAGAAGCACTATTCTGGGAGACTTACCTCAGTCACACCAAAGGGAATATTGCCTACATATAGGCGTCGGGCCTGGCGGGTCATCTGGCTGCCAACAATGGGCACTTGTGTGGGCGTAACTGCCACCCCACTGGTCGTGGATGTTGCGAGAAGAGCTATGGTGGGAATCTGGCCAGCAGCTACAAGGAGAAGGCTGTTTTAGAAACCATGTAGCCTAATTAAACTAAGTTTGATTAAGTAACTGTGACCATCTTCTACGCAACAATGTCATTTACAAATACTCTGGACCTAATTACTCGGACAAAACTGTCCAGAGGGTTCTAGAAGAGGATGAGCTTGTGATGCAAAACAGGATTCAAGCAAGCAATTCAGGTCAAGACAAAACCAACATGCCGACTAAGCACTTGGGAAGGACTCCCAAGCAAAATTTTGGGTggatcagcaaaaaaaaaaaaaaaaacaagtttcagGATACATTCTACGTGAACACTGCGCCCCCAACTAACTgaattttttaaagtctgtttgAGGGGAACATGGTCCCTACCTTGCATAGCTTTATACTGCATTGGTGTGATGTGCTCAAAGCCTGGAGGAGGCACATCCCAGTATTTACATGTCCGTTTCTTACGTGTCCTTCGCGGAGAGTAGCTGCACATAAGAGGCAAAAAAACTCACTGTAGTACAAACTACCTTTGAGAACTAAAGCACACTGTCAACTGAAAAAACGAGACTCGTGAGCTCCTTATATGCGGTAAAAGTGATCCAAAGGGTACATGGCAGCCTCAGCTGAACCAAAGTTGTCTAAAATGCCACTATGCATATACATCTTAGACTGAGGTAGGAACATGATGACAGATCTGAGGATAAGAAAAGATAATAATATAGGTGCATTGATGTGATTTGTCTACTCCTGTTGCATGGACCTTCAGTATAAATGAATGGTGTTTAAACTGCTCCCATCTGTGTCTCAAAGGTCAAAATGGTTTTTCAAACCTGCAGTTCTTGgagtttttatgtgttttcttttagatTAGATGccttgcgtttttttttcacatctgtaTTTCCTCTTGTTCATACCTGTGTTTTTTATGATCTCTGGAGCTGCTCCTCCTGTCTCGACTCTTGCGATCTCGGCTACGGCTGCGTTTCTCACGGCTGCGACTACCCCTGTCTTTGCTCCAGCTACGATGTTTCTCACTGCGACCTGGAGACCCACTGCGACTTCTTCTCCTgtgcctctccttctctctttctacatGGTGAAAAGTGAGGGGTGAAAAAATGGAGCACAAATTGCTATTAGAAAAGTCTTATTACCTTCACGAATCCAAACATGGGTTTATTTTGAATAAGTATTGCATTCTGTCTAGGTTGTATCACCTACATTTGTTAACGAAAACACTAAAGTTACAATGTAAataatcaaaatattaaaataaacaagaaaacagacaaacaaacaaacaaaaatttagAAAACAGAtacgaaaaaaaccccagtcaATGATATTTTTAAACCTAACCACAGGACATGGATATGAAAGACTAGGAGACAAACCATTTTTGAAGAATAAGACACCAGGCTAATGTGGTCAGTGGActgaatatactgtatattcagTGAACCATCTTATCCTTGTAGTGCCCTGATTACGAGTTCTCTCTCATACTGTCAGCTTGCATAGCCACATTGAGCACTGCGAATTGAATTGTACCACACCAAAGGATTCATAACAGCATTTTAGCCAGATGCAAAGCAGACTTGGGTTCAATTTTGTCAGTGCTATCAGGCTAGACGAGGTTATCCGATACCGAAACTGGTATGTCACCGGTTTTCTAATGCTACTGAACTTGGCTATCTATTTTGTTAGCAATAGCCTGTAGCCAATAAAATGCGCAAGATGACAAACCCGTTAACCTAATCTGGTTACATACTACTTAAAGAGTGAAACTCAAGTTTAGGGGACAGTGTCTAGCTAAATAATCAGAAAGGAAGAGACAAAAGGGCACTTCGTCATCAGGAGATTAATAAAAGCAACCTGTGACTGAGCAGTAAACTGTAAATGCCAATCTGTGATAGCAAGTGAATTAGCTGTACCGTTAGCAATAGTATTAGCATTGAGTTCAGCTTTAGGTCAGCAAATTCACATGACTATCATTACTTTAGTCGCAAACGTGTACACTTGCAGGGCTTTAAGCTAAAAATTACatgaacaacagagagagacaactcAGAAGCGGATGTACATGGGTTCCGTTTTACGCAGAAATTTAAAGTACCTTGTCTATTTTCACTCAGCTGCTTTTCGAACTCCTCAAAATCGGACATGTTCCATCCGTTGAGTGGTTTACGCAGATGTGTTACTAGTTTCACCACTCAGTCGTCATGCAAGCTGGAAAGGAGGCAGATAAGGATACTGTTACAGTTATCTTGCGGGACCGGCAGTGGATTAGCCAGCTAGACAACAGCTCTATATCAGCGCGGATACTGCAGAGGAGGCGAGGAGCAAATCTCTGATGCCACTGTCGGTCCGTTATGCGGTAGCATTGTTGTTAGTTTAATAAAATACTGTACCCCGTAAAAGTGGTTATTCAAATGAGAATAGTGAGTATCTGTCGTTCAGCTTTCATGTGTTGACCATAATGTCCAGGTTGGCTACACCAATCAAAGTATTCTGTGGCGTTGTATCAAGAATTACTGGTGTCTGAGGAACTATAAATTCATGGTGTATAAGCCCTGTGGGTGTCTGTGACAACTTTTTCCACATATATTTGAGAAGAGCAGAATGGTTTCTGTTCCAAATGCTGAAGTGATGTGTCAGGATGATTGTATTGTATGCTTGTTTTATACTAGACGTAATGATGAATAATATAGAATGGGGCGCGCAAGACCCTCGGTCTTTCAGCAACACAGCCTATTCAGAGTCATTTTTATGAAATGGTGGTATTTTGAGAGGGCTAATTATTAGTCACACAAGTGTTTGAGAGCTGCCTGTGATTGCAAGCACCCAGGGTAGTTAAAACTTGTAAAATGTTTCCAATTTCATAAAAGACCCTGGGTCtgacaaaccaaaacacaaatccAGGCCACATGATCAATACCCTAGAGATCAAATATCCTCAAGAGAACCAGAGAATTTGAGATGGACAaattacagtgtaataaaaGGAGTTCCAACATAGATTAGTTTCCTAAGCCTATATTTATTCTAATCCACTTGATTACAAATGGATTTCCCAACATTGTTCGAACTTTTGTTAGGAATGCAGTTAtactgatcatttaaaaaacataaaccTAGAAGATATTAGATGTCTTCTGTATTATAAGTGAGTGGTGTTATCATTGTTTCGTTGTAATCTCAGTAGCCTATAGCATTTCACTTCGATCCAAGAGTCTGCAAAAGTTGCTTCGAGTATTTATGTAGGGAGCTAACTCTGGATGAGGTATATTTAGAGTTCCTCTGCACATAGGCTGTACTTGATGGTGTAAacata is part of the Chanos chanos chromosome 13, fChaCha1.1, whole genome shotgun sequence genome and encodes:
- the LOC115826463 gene encoding splicing factor U2AF 65 kDa subunit-like, with amino-acid sequence MSDFEEFEKQLSENRQEREKERHRRRSRSGSPGRSEKHRSWSKDRGSRSREKRSRSRDRKSRDRRSSSRDHKKHSYSPRRTRKKRTCKYWDVPPPGFEHITPMQYKAMQAAGQIPTIALLATSTTSGVAVTPTQVPIVGSQMTRQARRLYVGNIPFGVTEESMAEFFNAQMRLAGLSQAPSNPVLAVQINQDKNFAFLEFRSVDETTQAMAFDGIIFQGQSLKIRRPHDYRPLPGISEQPAFHVPGVVSTVVPDSPHKLFIGGLPNYLNDDQVKELLTSFGPLKAFNLVKDSATSLSKGYAFCEYVDISATDQAVAGLNGMQLGDKKLIVQRASVGAKNANPSTIIETPVTLQVPGLQRLQNSGLPTEVLCLLNMVMPEELLDDEDYEEILEDIREECCKYGNVRSIEIPRPIDGVEVPGCGKIFVEYVSAADCQKAMQALTGRKFANRVVVTKYYDPDMYHRHEF